The Haliotis asinina isolate JCU_RB_2024 chromosome 3, JCU_Hal_asi_v2, whole genome shotgun sequence genome segment cctgtGCGCAAAACGTTCAAATACCACGAAGTGGAACTGTAAGTTATCGTAAGatgatggatcatggatgatGCCCGAACGTTaatgaagaaaaaaatatgGGAAAGACTCTAGTTTAAAAACAAAGTTACAGATAGTTTACTGAAGGCCATGAGCGCctgcaaatatttaaaactgccGACCCGATACAGTAACAACCGGTGCTGGGCCTCCAGCCcggcgattatttcgaacgGGTTAGACAGGAAGCTATATCCTTCTGTCGTGAACTTTAacaaaaacaagacaaaacagACTAGTACCCTGAACGCATATTATGTCGACGGCAGAGCAAATATGACGACCTGTATTTCGACCAAAGAGATCGCTCTGTACCCTGATCACGACACAGACAATGGGTCACCATAGTAGAACTGCAATTAGGCCTGGACTCAAATTCATGATTTATTACACATATATACTGTTTCAGGAGCTGGAGTACTGGGGCTTGACGGAGCTGGACATAGAGCCATGTTGCTGGGGCAACTACAGTCGTTTCAAGGAACACAAAGACAATCTAGCAGACCTTGATGAGAACTTTACTCTGGGACTGGACGAGAAGGCGTGGGGGGAGAAACCGTCGTCACTGCAGAAGTTCAAGAAACGTATTTGGATGTTTCTAGAAGACCCTGGATCATCAAGATGGGCAAAGGTGTCATTCCCCAACACCATAGCATCAAAATAACTAATTTTGTAAACGTGCCTCTACTGAATTTAAGCCCATAACCACCTTTCATTAATAAGTCCACATTAAGCCAGCATGTCATGTAAAATGTCATGCTTCTACGTTGGATAAATATAGACTATCTTTCTCTAGATATTTTTCTCTCTCCTCGGATCTAGCAATATACGGCAAATACAACAATAGTTTGCTATTACTTCGTAGTTTCCGGGTGGAAAATACATACGTATACGGCCATATTTAGCGTTTCCTATATGAATCTGATATGTTCGTGTCCGTTGTTAAGCTGTTTGAACATTTCAACGTCACAGGATGAAATTAACGTTTATATACCAAGTTATGTTCAGTTCCGACAAGTGCAACCGATAGGTTAATCAAAGCGCGTGGTTAAATTGACAGGGATATTTTCTGATATGTATCTGCATTATTTCAGTTTCAGAGTGTCCACTGATGATTGGAACATGCTATGACTTCAACAAATAGATTTCATAATATCTTGGGTCGGTGGGGTAGAGGTGAGGGGTTAAAGCGgtgactcgtcacgccgaagacccgggctcgattccccacatggaaacaatgtgtgaatcctatagtgtcctgtcgtgatattgctggaatattgtttatacTCATTCACTTCATAATGTCTTGTTACAGGTGTATGCGGTTGTGTCAATGTTCTTCGTGGTTTTGTCTATCGCCGTGTTCTGCCTGGAGACTCATTCTTGGTTCCGTGTGGCACTCCCTGGTGTGAAGCTCCCCAACACAACATCGGTGGAGGTCACTAACAGGGGGGACGGGGCATGCTGCTGTAAGGTCAAGGTCGACGAACTCTCCAGCTCCCAAACCGATCCACACGACGCTATGAAATACCTGGACTATTTGTGTGCCGCCTTCTTTACGTTTGAATATCTCATGCGACTGTTCTTCGCTCCGAGGAAGCTGGTATTCATACGCCAGCCTCTTAACGTCATCGATATTTTATGTCTCCTTCCGCACTTCATCGCCATTACGATCAAGACCATCAACCCTGCAGATTCTGCCAGTCATTTTCTCAAGTCTGTCTTGGCATTGAGAATTGTACGAGTTCTGCGTATCTTCAAGCTAATGAAGCACTACACAGCCTTCAAGATATTAGTCTACACAATTAAAGTCAGCACTAAAGAACTTTGCCTCATGGTCATATTCCTCTTTAGCGGAGTCCTCATATTCGCAAGCATAATATACTATGCGGAAAATgcaacattcaataatatcccAATCGGTTTCTGGTGGGCTCTGGTTACCATGACGACGGTCGGTTATGGAGACAAGGTACCAGTCTCAGAAGGAGGGTACATCATCGgatttatgtgtgtgttgtgtggggTGTTAACAGTGGCCTTCACTGTCCCAATCGTGGTCAATAACTTTACTCTTTATTATGCGCATGCGCAATCAAGGGTGCGATTACCCGAGAAGAAACGGAAGGAACTACAGCGGAAGCTGCTACTAAAAAATCAGCGAGCAACAGACTTTATTAAAAAGTTGACAATTAACGTTGCGAacagaaagaaaaataaaagcGAATTCAGTGTCATAGAAGATATGAAGAAGAAAGAACCTTCAATCGACTCTAATAAAAACATTGGAGCCAGCTACAAACCTAAGACGGCAGCTGAGGATCGCTGGAACAGGAGTCTTCAGGGGTCCCGTATTACTACAGTGTCTGAGTGCGTCACTGAATCTATGGAACTACCAAACTCACCTATAAGTCTCACCATAGATGAAGGACAAAAATCGGTGTGTATATCCTTTGTGTGTACCAGTTCATAATATGTGTGCTTCCATTACATAGCtatccgtgaaaatccgggctggaattcgtctcctGCAACGTGACTGTAGGCACtgacgggatagggtggtcaggctcgctgacttggttgttgcATTGTACCCTAATCGCgttaatcgatgctcatgatgtcaaccattgGTTTGTCTTTATAAACTGccctcatatagctggaatactgctgcgtACAAAACACAACACGTATTTGCATTATTTTAAATTGAACAACTGGGCGTTTAATATAGGTGTACACAGAACGTATCCATCCGTGAGTTCATTTGAacccctgaagatccaggttataattgatcttcagcaactcatgaggcggttaacgggatcgggtggtcagactcacggACTTGAtgaacatatgtcatcgtatttcaattgcgtagattgatgttgatgctgctgatcacttgattgtcttgtccaggttCCATTGTTTACAGTCCGCCagcacatagctggaatattgcaaataaacaatcaatcaTTTGATGCTGAAGTGCACCCGTAGCGCTCATTTTGCTCATGAGTAATAAACCCACGTGTAGCACACCATACGTGATTTGAACATAAGCTCATACTTATACAGAGTGGCACGTTTGAAGCCCAGGTTTCCTCGTCTGTGTCAATCACTAAATCCATTATAACATACTCCGCGCCGTTGCATCTCAGTTCTTCGACTGGCTTAAGTTAAGGTTAGACTGACGGGGTAGAATCGCATGATGGTACACCCCTTAGCCTATTCTAATTGTCAGCATCTGATAGCaaccaaaacaaagaaaatgacaTATGCAACATCGATTTTCAAATAGTATGATTTGGTGCTGACACTAAAAGTCTTCAGTACCTGCCAAGACTATAGTTAATAATGTTTGAATTTGCTGCCCACAATGTACTTAACGTTTAGAATACGTGTGCTATTAATTGAAGACATGGAATGCGTTCTGACTGCATGTGACTTCGATGTAAGCATGGTGTTGGCACCATTGTGTTGCAGGCCCAGCAGATTGAGACGGAACAGCTGTTGAGTGACCTGCAAGGAAAGAACGAAAAGTtaaaggaagaaaggaagcgtcAGCTGGACATGGTGAATAGCAAGAGAGAGCAGAAACGCCAGGCTAGGATGACCCCGCGGCCATCCCCCGCACCCGCAGCAGCTGCCAAATCACAGCCTGCACCTGTAGAGACACCTGAACCAGAAAGTAAGTGTGTGTTCACCAACTATACCAACTCCTTAAGTATAGGTAGATCTATAGAGAACCATACTGTAGGTATGTGTCCAAGAGTCCATGAGTACTCTCGATGTTTGTAAAACAGcgtccaaaagaaacgtcacGATTTATTCTTCTGATCTAAAATATAACTGAAGCTAAAAATGCTAACATTGAATGCTTTATTGCAATAATAAATCATTCACTAGCAAGAATAAAAAACGACGCAGCTCGTGATCTAAGATCACATGAATGACACTGGGGTGCATTATTCAGTATTCGACCACCAATGCAGAATCGACTGGGAGCTTTTGCAACTTTCACATAGGGCAGCACATATTGTTCAGTGCCGGATGTGGCCACCTCTAGCACTGATGCAGGCCCGGCGTTGAGTAGCGGAGTCTTCTGACGTCTTCATTTGGGATCCGACGCCATTCCTTTAGCAGAACAGCTTCCAAAGCGTTCCTCGTCAATGGCCGATTTTGGCGTTTCCGAATACGACGTCCCAGTTATTCCCGAAGGTCTTCAGCTGGAGACCGATCTTGAAGAGCTGGAACTTGCTTTCGTCACCAAAGTTTACTCTTCGTCAGTTTCGCTGCTGCCACTGTGGCACAGTCCTGGTTCATTTCAATCAGGCACGTcagtgttggcacgtcaacgTCATGCCCTTTAAAGGTCGATCGCCACGGAGACCATGAATGCGGAGTCGTCTGGTCACACTCTGCTGACTGGATGTCCAATACTGTAGgggcttgatgacgtcacagtgacatATCGGTTCCTCAAGCGCAACACCCGTAAATAACGGTCTTCATGTTGGGTAGAGACCTACAGTCTATCACTCTTTGGCCTGTGTGCAGAACAGCCTGTCATAAACGTGTGACAAGTCTTCCGATGGTGGGTTGCAGCATCCCATGTTCCTAGCCACATGCTCTTGTatctgttccatctgtaacataGTGATTGCTCTCTCCCTCGTGTTAATGGCATGCTCCTGGGTGTCAATCGATTAAAATGATGCAAAAGGTTAGCTTTAATACCTTATTTTGATACGGGTAACTTTGTGCACAGTTTCCGTTTTATTCGTGTAAATTCGTCTTTTTTCACAACATACGAAATGCAAGTACACATGTTCACTGGAAATAGACATATTGTGTTCGAGGTATGTGTTTTTAGCTATTCTCAAGCAGACTGACAATTATTTCAACAATTTACAGTCGTTGGCgtttggtggcgtttctttcGGCCGCTAGTTTATATGTTCCCTGTGAagggaacacaaacaaacatcgagggtacatcaatccatgggccctgagggaccagtgaacagcgtatgtatcttaccgaacacctcaaagTTAATTTTGATTTGCTTCAAGCATGGGTACAAATCTTTTTTGTAGCAATCTctacacaacaaaaacacatttagaattttctcccttccatcgatttgcattcgcaaaacatcggtatgTTTCGTACATGATACGTGATTCAACGCTATTCGAGATAAGGGATtcctaccacgaagtaccaaatgagttcggcattcgggtacacagaaaatgttactcgcttgaaAATAACAGCAGATCGCTCAAccagtcagaaagcgacattattgtgtgaggtaagataacagGTCTTGTTATCACGATATTCCTGGATATTCCCCTGAAACAGAAACTGAAATGTGTGTAAAAGCAGGCAGTGTTGATATCAAAATGTTCCGTCTGAGTTTCTAGGGATAGTTATGCATTAAATACCTGGTGTTAGTATCAAAACCGTGTCCACACTAAATCAGTCAGTATATGCCGATAGGTGGCAAGGTCGATTTTATCAAACCTTGACAGAGGCTGGGCAATATGCTTTTGGgaatatttatgtgaaaacGGAACATTCTGGTAGAATCCTAAAAGTATATGGTAAGCATGTACATCCTACAACCGGTAATGTTGGGCACCAGGCTGTATCTACAATTATTTGCAGGCGCTACTGTGTTTCTTCGTTTTGTGTGGTCACGATGTAACCAAAGGTATTAGCTTGCATTAAAGGTAAAATGTTGCTTAACATGGACAAATCATTCATACAGACAACAGACTGAGTGCTACCCAAATACCCGCTTTCTTTACACTTGTACatattcataataataatagttcTGAAGTGCTATTCAAATTTATTGACCTGAGTAATGGCACAGAGGATATTTGTATGTATGCGTTCACGAAAAGCAAACAAGCTTTTAAACTATGACGAAATACATACTGTTGCCTAGAGCTGACCTAAACACGAAACAACTGAAAGGGAACTCGAGAAAAAATCACGTCTATTGAATTTACTCCTTTACAAAACGTGGCTAAAACATAAACGCTTTCTTGTTAATGGCATTCCTCTTCGATCGGACGTGCATTACAGATTTTTACGTTTACATAAAAGTCCCATTTTACAGTCCGGACCAGTCTGCTGTTTACTCCAAAACCGCTAGAAGCCATGGGTGAAACATCAATAAAGTCGGTATCGATTTAATAGTTCCAAAATCAATATGATTAGACGTTGTTACAAATAACCCTCGACCATCAAACAAAGACAGCGTAATCGTCTTTGACCACCGGGATTTTACTGGCATACGatgaataaataattaaatgttttaaGGCTGTAATTATAAATCGTCACTCAGAACATACAGATATTATTTCGTTTCTATGGTAACCTTATAGTTCAGTAGGTATTTATGTAACATAATATTGGTAGCTGGTCGTTATGCGTCGTGAAATTTCCTGTTTGTATAAAGATGTTCTATTTATGTCAGCGGTAGTAAAGCCCACAAAAGGGTAATTACTTATTAAATCACTTCCATCAACAGCGCTTTATAGATTGTGAATGCGGCACATGATGAATTGAAATGGTAAAGCGAAATATCACGTGCCAAAGGGTCAATGCATTGACAAATGTACGGACAATTGAATCTTTGGCCgaacatttttcatttcatggTATCAAAATGTCACCGCTGCATCACGTCTCCAGACAGTATATCGCTGATGCATTCGTCGAGACTAATGCATGTTTGATAATGCCAGCCAGCGTTGATACCATGCCACGGGACCCGTTAAGtccctggttagaattgatcttcagaaaccttaacgacttggttgatacaagtcatcgtattccagttgcgtagatcgatgctcatgatgttgatcactagattgtctggtccacattcgaTTTTTTACACACCGCcgtgtgtggcgttaaacagcaaggaACACAAAAATAATCCAATCCATATCGGCAGTCGTGGGTGTATGGGGTCAGAACTGGAACTAATATGTTTACACGGAACAGCGGATCCTGCCACAGCAAAGGTACACAACTCTGTTAAGGAAATAACCTAACCAGCTAATTACGATCCTCAGTCAGTCATGGTCATTGATGGTTAattttttgaaagaaaacaaaggtGAAAATGTATGTTGTTATCTATTCAAAATCCAATGTAGATTTCAATTTtagtttagaaaaaaaccccaaacagaacaaaataataaaaaaaacccagctcTTTCCAACGATTACAAATAGAGCACATGTGTTAGGTAAACCTAATATGAATTATTTCTTCACCACACTGCAGTGATGTTTTTGTCAACCGATTAAAGACTACGATTTTTACACGGTACATGTGCTTTGTAATTTCACTTGCTCGTCGTCATGGTGATATCGATTCGTTAAATATTACACAAAATTTATGTCTTTGAACATCACGAAAAGGACACCGTGAGCCCTCTGAAAATTTAAAATCACTGAAAACCAACATCTGACAATCTGACAATAGCTAAGTGCGAGCGGGCGCGTGCCAATCGGTAAAATAAAAAGTTGTTGAACCCCAAAGGTATACTGCTTCAGTTGACAAGGACAGATACTTGTCAATAATGTAGTGCCGATCAGCCCTAAACATTGCCCATGGTAGTTTCATTATGCGCTACAAACGTACACCAAATGTCTCACCAttacaatgtgagtgagttaaactgtaacgtcacctcggcaatatttcagccatatagagAAGAGGAAGGTTTTACGCACACGAAAAAGGTGCTCAGTAACCAGTCATCGCAGGACTGTAAAAGAAGTTGAGTATCACGGAGGACCATGGGCGCTTACAGCCtttctacctgcatgggccctagctggatttacaccatccctcggCTTTTGGCAATTTTAGATAATCCATAAATTGAAACAACATATATACTACGACTACAAATAGTAGTTGGTTTAACGTTACTTTCAATGTTTTGGGaattaattttacaatactttaacacCCTTTCAGGATACAGCCACCCGTCACAATATATAATTGTAACAGTGCTATTTGTTTACCTATACCATAAGCGTAGCATCAGCTGCCTTAACTATCTGCCGCACGTCTATCGACAGACGCATAAATAAACCAGGAAAAAGATCCTTCTGCGCCTCCATGAGGCATAGATATTAACGCAAAAGTAGTATGCTTTACATTAGAACGTATATTGATGGCAAGTAAGTATAAATTAATTATGAAATGCCACTCGTGTGCTACAAACGTCGGCTCCGACCGGAAGTGTCGTGACATTCTTGTTTCACAGGGAAGCACCGTCCGCCATAACCTCTGGCATAAATGTTCAAACTTGTGGTGCCCCATTGTCATGGTGCCTCATTGGCAACAGAAGCGGCATAAGTATTTCCACATTCATAACAAAACTCATGTGctaattgattgattgactgaagCGTTGATGGTACAGTGATTGACTATTTCATGGACATATTGTTTTCTGCACCATTACAACAGTATGGTGTTGTTCGTAaacaaatcgagtctggaccagaaaatcgcTATCCGATACGACGACAGAGGATGCGTTTATGAATCCCCTTTGAGATTTTGATGATatcaggtgttcgcgaaaagatGACCGTATCCTGCCCCACCGGTGGCACCCGCCATAAACATATGTTATGTACATTCATTTGTTCAACGAAGTAATTCGGGATCGTATGATACAAGTCAAAATAGTAGATTGCACTGGACATCAggtttgtcactgatgcatcaaattttCTCCACGTCTTCCATGAATTTTCTTGATAGCTTCACCGATGCCTTGAATTTTGTCGCCTTGATCAACACCTGAGCATGCGCAGCACGAGGCGTTTGGAATTCTTATACAAAGTCCACGATTGCTTGTACCTCAAAAGTTGTGCAATGTAAACAGCAAAGGTTGGATCTGACAGGAAAGTTGACTATTGGAAAGTTGAAATCATTCCTTTTGTCATACAGCCTTTTCGAGACTGTATGCTCCCGACTAAAAAATACTGTAACACCATGCCGCTGTTTTACTGTTCAAACAAATATACGTTGATGATGTAGTCACAGTTGTACAATCGATTCTGCTTTTAGCAGGAATTTCTCATGAAATGTGGAAAGGGTTGTGTCGTTTCTATGTATATACGCGCAGAATGATACAAAGTTGACTTACTGTAACTTCATATTTCGTATCTAGGTTTGGCCTCCTTTTTCAGATGTACACCTTTCGTTCTGTTGACTTGTAGTACAAAAAAGGTATTATAAAAGGTGTTTACTTTCAAAGGATTATCTGACATAGTAAAGGCTAGCACACCAGCAAGAGTCAGAATTTGAATGGCCTTCGTCATCTTGTGAAATAAAAAGTCGCAGCGGACCTTCCTACAAAAAATTGAGAATAGAGCTGGAATCCGTCACCTACACACCAGAATGTCTGGCGAGCTTATCTAGAGATAAACAGTACAAATATTAAAGAGTGAAAAATTTGAATATATATTCAGGTTGTTATAACCTCAGCATGCATCCGAAAGGTTGCCATACATCACACCCATGTAACCGTTCGGAACTTGGACTGGGTTTACACGTGGTTGCTATCACACATATAATCTATAAATATTGCTATGGTGTTCATAATTATAACTTTAAATTATGGAACATCTTGTTTCATTTCACGACTTGTTCTCGTCAAAATAAAGCCGACCCGTAACTTCCTCATTTGTTTTGTCTCGACTTTCACCTCTCTTCGATTTACCCGCCCGCGCGATATGTGCAGTACAAGTTAACATTTTACCCAATATGGCCACTGCAATATTTGAACGCCCGATGATGTCAGATGCTATCGATATATGTTTGCATACGAAACATATATGCGAGTCTGACAATATTTGTTTGCCTGTAACAGGCCTATTCAGATCCATCGTCTGGTTTGCAACCTAACAACAACTGACGCAGGTACAAAGTGCCATTGTATTCATTGGTACAGAAGGCTAATATTATTTCTATTTGCAGATGGGGAGACAAAATGAGAAACAATGGAAGTCACCGCGATCAATCAGGGCTGCTGTCAGGAATACGTCGATGGCACCAGAAC includes the following:
- the LOC137278239 gene encoding voltage-gated potassium channel KCNC1-like, which produces MESLLTRARKLDRRLTINVGGVAFQTLRSTLERKPGTRLATMAVLHDRDESWDPDTKEFFYDRHPGVFASILHYYRTDELHTDHNICGNIIRGELEYWGLTELDIEPCCWGNYSRFKEHKDNLADLDENFTLGLDEKAWGEKPSSLQKFKKRIWMFLEDPGSSRWAKVYAVVSMFFVVLSIAVFCLETHSWFRVALPGVKLPNTTSVEVTNRGDGACCCKVKVDELSSSQTDPHDAMKYLDYLCAAFFTFEYLMRLFFAPRKLVFIRQPLNVIDILCLLPHFIAITIKTINPADSASHFLKSVLALRIVRVLRIFKLMKHYTAFKILVYTIKVSTKELCLMVIFLFSGVLIFASIIYYAENATFNNIPIGFWWALVTMTTVGYGDKVPVSEGGYIIGFMCVLCGVLTVAFTVPIVVNNFTLYYAHAQSRVRLPEKKRKELQRKLLLKNQRATDFIKKLTINVANRKKNKSEFSVIEDMKKKEPSIDSNKNIGASYKPKTAAEDRWNRSLQGSRITTVSECVTESMELPNSPISLTIDEGQKSAQQIETEQLLSDLQGKNEKLKEERKRQLDMVNSKREQKRQARMTPRPSPAPAAAAKSQPAPVETPEPENGETK